One segment of Mycolicibacterium sp. YH-1 DNA contains the following:
- a CDS encoding NAD(P)/FAD-dependent oxidoreductase, giving the protein MSKGPSVGIIGAGPGGLALGIFLKRVGLENFTIFDREDGVGGTWRINTYPGLACDVKSHLYSFSFDLNSGWSRLWSGQAEILEYFERCARRHRLGPHLTLNTEVTSARWQESSRTWRLMTATGEEHVFDVVVSAVGLFTQPTMPTLHEEEPFTGTVMHTARWDHDVDLTGRDVAVLGTGSTAAQLVPEVVKVARSVYSIQRSPTWVLPKPDREYTDREKWLFAKVPFAKRLYRTRLWLRSESNISVIEHGSDKTHEFRSAAAAMLERTVVDTDLRKRLTPETPIGCKRLVFSSDFVPALTQSHVEVVSSPARALRARSLVTEDGRELDVDVVVCATGYAAADYLGQIEVTGEHGQTLHEAWRDGAYAYLGMAVPGFPNLFMLYGPNTNVGSNSVIFMLEAQARYVVKALRHMRRRRRSYVAVRAQTMADFIARIDEWMDGTVWTTRCSSYFRAANGRVVTQWPRSARDFWAMTRRFRAGDYIFEPPTERPDIHVDAHAVAGGDVP; this is encoded by the coding sequence ATGTCCAAGGGGCCCTCGGTGGGCATCATCGGTGCAGGACCCGGCGGGTTGGCGTTGGGCATTTTCCTCAAGAGGGTGGGCCTCGAGAACTTCACCATCTTCGACCGCGAGGATGGCGTCGGCGGGACCTGGCGCATCAACACCTATCCGGGTCTGGCCTGCGATGTGAAGTCGCACCTGTACTCGTTCTCCTTCGACCTGAACTCGGGCTGGTCGCGGCTGTGGTCGGGACAGGCCGAGATCCTGGAGTACTTCGAACGCTGCGCGCGGCGGCACCGGTTGGGGCCCCACCTGACGCTGAACACCGAGGTGACCTCGGCACGCTGGCAGGAGTCGTCAAGGACCTGGCGGTTGATGACCGCGACCGGCGAGGAGCACGTGTTCGACGTCGTGGTGTCCGCGGTCGGACTGTTCACCCAGCCGACGATGCCGACACTGCACGAGGAGGAACCGTTCACCGGCACCGTGATGCACACCGCGCGCTGGGACCACGACGTCGACCTGACTGGCAGGGACGTCGCCGTGCTCGGAACGGGCTCCACCGCAGCACAACTGGTGCCCGAGGTCGTCAAGGTGGCCAGGAGTGTGTACTCCATCCAGCGTTCGCCGACGTGGGTCCTGCCCAAACCCGACCGCGAGTACACCGACCGGGAGAAGTGGCTTTTCGCCAAGGTGCCGTTCGCCAAGCGTCTCTACCGCACCCGGTTGTGGCTGCGCAGCGAGTCCAACATCTCGGTGATCGAGCATGGCAGCGACAAGACCCACGAGTTCCGGTCGGCGGCTGCGGCGATGCTCGAGCGAACCGTCGTCGACACCGACCTGCGCAAGCGCCTCACGCCCGAGACGCCCATCGGCTGCAAGCGATTGGTGTTCTCGTCGGATTTCGTGCCCGCGCTCACGCAGTCGCACGTCGAGGTGGTGTCCAGCCCGGCGCGGGCACTGCGCGCCCGCTCGCTGGTGACTGAGGACGGCCGCGAACTCGACGTCGACGTCGTGGTGTGTGCGACCGGGTATGCCGCAGCGGACTACCTGGGCCAGATCGAGGTGACGGGGGAGCACGGCCAGACGCTGCACGAGGCCTGGCGCGACGGCGCGTACGCCTATCTGGGCATGGCGGTCCCTGGTTTCCCCAACCTGTTCATGCTGTACGGGCCGAACACCAACGTCGGTTCCAACAGCGTCATCTTCATGCTCGAGGCGCAGGCGCGGTACGTCGTCAAGGCCCTGCGGCACATGCGGCGGCGTAGACGGTCCTACGTCGCGGTGCGGGCGCAGACCATGGCCGACTTCATCGCTCGGATCGACGAGTGGATGGACGGCACTGTGTGGACGACGCGGTGCAGCAGTTACTTTCGGGCCGCCAACGGCCGTGTCGTCACCCAGTGGCCG
- a CDS encoding SDR family NAD(P)-dependent oxidoreductase codes for MALVTGAARGQGAAIVARLRADGFLVAACDRNADELRETTGSGDDVIAVPLDVTSEEQWDVAVRTVVARFGGLSALVNNAGVLHRASLSEETPAGFEGSWRVNCLGPFLGIRATLAHLRQAHGAAIVNTCSTGAVRPFPNHAAYGSSKWALRGLTQITAAELAPSGIRVNAVLPGPIETPMLDENTQRRLTEMSTGGRLGKPFEVADAVAFLVSDAASFITGSELVVDGGQSLRIG; via the coding sequence GTGGCCCTTGTCACGGGCGCGGCCCGCGGACAGGGCGCGGCGATCGTGGCCAGGCTGCGTGCCGATGGATTCCTGGTGGCCGCGTGCGACCGAAACGCCGACGAGCTGCGCGAGACCACCGGATCCGGTGACGACGTCATTGCCGTGCCGCTCGACGTCACCTCCGAGGAGCAGTGGGATGTGGCCGTGCGCACCGTGGTGGCTCGCTTCGGCGGCCTGAGCGCACTGGTGAACAACGCTGGCGTCCTGCACCGCGCATCGCTGTCCGAGGAGACCCCGGCCGGTTTCGAGGGCAGCTGGCGGGTCAACTGCCTCGGCCCCTTCCTCGGTATCCGCGCCACGCTGGCGCACCTGAGGCAGGCCCACGGTGCCGCGATCGTCAACACCTGCAGCACCGGGGCCGTCCGGCCGTTCCCCAACCACGCCGCCTACGGTTCGTCGAAATGGGCGCTGCGCGGGCTCACCCAGATCACGGCGGCCGAGCTGGCACCGTCCGGAATCCGAGTCAACGCCGTGCTTCCCGGCCCGATCGAGACCCCGATGCTCGACGAGAACACCCAGCGGCGGCTCACCGAGATGTCGACCGGTGGGCGGCTCGGAAAGCCCTTCGAGGTCGCCGACGCCGTGGCATTCCTGGTGTCGGACGCCGCATCGTTCATCACCGGCTCCGAACTCGTGGTCGACGGTGGCCAATCGCTGCGGATCGGATGA
- a CDS encoding HpcH/HpaI aldolase/citrate lyase family protein — protein sequence MTGGRLIDSLAQRAQVWGGWVVGPTMTGPEAFAQTGYDYVGFDCQHGYLDDADVALLLKGTEHLPIATAVRLPSTAPAPIGRVLDAGADAIIIAMIETPEQAAEAVAATRFAPAGVRSFGPLRASLGHDIAHLQDRVSVHVMIETARGVAAVDEICAVPGLSGVYVGPADLAISMGHTLADAWRHPAVLDAMAHIVSRATAAGLIAGVHAGDGAISRTAAAMGFRVITLASESQSLRLGAARHLATATEHADESTSNDGGYH from the coding sequence ATGACCGGCGGAAGGCTCATCGACTCACTCGCTCAGCGCGCCCAGGTGTGGGGCGGTTGGGTGGTGGGTCCCACCATGACGGGACCCGAGGCCTTCGCGCAGACGGGCTATGACTACGTCGGATTCGACTGCCAACATGGATATCTCGATGACGCCGACGTCGCGCTGCTACTCAAGGGCACCGAGCACCTGCCGATCGCCACCGCCGTCCGGCTCCCGTCCACCGCCCCCGCGCCGATAGGCCGGGTGCTCGATGCGGGCGCCGACGCGATCATCATCGCCATGATCGAGACGCCGGAGCAGGCCGCAGAGGCGGTGGCCGCGACGCGTTTCGCTCCGGCCGGCGTGCGCAGCTTCGGACCGCTGCGGGCCAGCCTCGGCCACGACATCGCCCATCTGCAGGATCGGGTGAGCGTGCACGTGATGATCGAGACCGCCCGCGGTGTGGCCGCCGTCGACGAGATCTGCGCGGTCCCAGGGCTTAGCGGTGTCTATGTCGGACCGGCCGACCTGGCCATCTCGATGGGCCACACCCTGGCTGACGCATGGCGGCACCCTGCGGTGCTGGACGCGATGGCGCACATCGTCTCCCGCGCCACCGCCGCAGGCTTGATCGCCGGCGTGCACGCGGGCGATGGCGCCATCAGCCGCACCGCTGCGGCGATGGGCTTCCGCGTCATCACCCTGGCCTCGGAGTCGCAGTCCCTGCGCCTGGGCGCCGCACGACATTTGGCCACCGCAACCGAGCACGCCGACGAATCGACGTCCAACGATGGGGGATACCACTGA
- a CDS encoding zinc-binding dehydrogenase: protein MWSYRLIAPYTFERTEQPEPSPASLADGQVLLQFLAAGVCGSDLPGFRGTQGRLPGDIGACAAGMHGFPVHEIAGEVVASRHPEHTRGDRVVGWASGFDGLMDQVVADGEGLVRYEPSLTPELAIGLQPLACVLYAVEQLGDLAGRHVAVIGQGSIGLLFSYVAKAAGAALVTGVDPVDRETLGPRFGVDRVVRATSDRWIRHLDPAERPDVVIEAVGHQVATLGHAIEAAAFGGTVFYFGVTDDDTYPISMRTMLRNNLTLKSGVTLERRRMLTAASAFAAAHPDLLTEYLTHTFRTADVQAAFETACRPTPGRVKIAIVP from the coding sequence GTGTGGTCGTACCGACTCATCGCGCCGTACACATTCGAACGCACCGAGCAGCCCGAGCCCTCGCCGGCGTCGCTGGCCGACGGGCAGGTGCTGCTGCAGTTCCTGGCCGCTGGTGTGTGCGGTAGTGACCTGCCGGGATTTCGCGGCACACAGGGCCGACTGCCCGGTGACATCGGCGCGTGTGCCGCCGGGATGCACGGATTCCCCGTCCACGAGATCGCGGGCGAGGTCGTGGCCAGCCGCCACCCCGAGCACACCCGCGGCGACCGCGTCGTGGGCTGGGCATCGGGTTTCGACGGCCTGATGGACCAGGTCGTCGCCGACGGCGAGGGATTGGTCCGCTACGAGCCCTCGCTCACACCGGAACTCGCGATCGGTCTGCAGCCGCTGGCCTGCGTGCTCTACGCGGTCGAGCAGCTGGGCGATCTCGCGGGCAGACACGTCGCCGTCATCGGACAGGGCTCGATCGGCCTGCTGTTCTCGTACGTGGCGAAAGCTGCGGGTGCTGCTCTGGTCACCGGTGTGGACCCCGTCGACCGCGAGACCCTCGGGCCGCGATTCGGCGTCGACCGCGTCGTGCGCGCGACAAGTGACCGCTGGATCCGCCACCTCGATCCGGCCGAACGCCCTGACGTGGTCATCGAGGCCGTGGGCCACCAGGTCGCAACGCTCGGCCACGCCATTGAGGCAGCCGCGTTCGGCGGCACCGTCTTCTACTTCGGCGTGACCGACGATGACACCTATCCGATCAGCATGCGCACCATGCTGCGTAACAACCTGACCCTGAAATCTGGTGTGACACTGGAGCGTCGGCGCATGCTCACCGCGGCGTCGGCGTTCGCCGCCGCACACCCCGACCTGTTGACGGAATACCTCACCCACACGTTCCGGACCGCCGACGTGCAGGCGGCGTTCGAGACCGCATGCCGGCCCACACCCGGCCGCGTGAAGATCGCGATCGTGCCATGA
- a CDS encoding cytochrome P450, whose product MRSEAMQDFSYDPFDPAVMADPFPHYRVLRDRHPLYYVEKWDTYAVSRFADVWDVLEINDGTFVASEGTLPAATVLAHHNDGPVPDPPVHPMPFHANFDNPIYGGVRGAHSKPLRPRNVAGLADRIRELANERLDVLLPQGNFDLTQDYGGVVAASMVCHLVGLPDELAPDVLATVNAGSLAKPGDGVNTANARPGYLEYLTPIVVRRRAEGADGSQPIVDGLINYRLPDGSALSDTEAATQMLGVFIGGTETVPKIVAHGLWELSQRPDQLAAVRADLESNVAVAREEMIRFCAPAQWFARTVRTPFTLHGTTIEPGQRIITLLASASRDEREYADPDEFIWNRPIERLLAFGRGQHFCLGVHLARLEIGILVAEWLKRVPEFRVDTEAAWRPPSSFQWGWNNIPVTVQTGGH is encoded by the coding sequence ATGAGATCAGAGGCGATGCAGGACTTCTCGTATGATCCATTCGATCCGGCGGTGATGGCCGACCCGTTTCCGCACTACCGGGTGCTGCGCGACCGCCACCCGCTGTACTACGTCGAGAAATGGGACACCTACGCGGTGTCGCGTTTCGCCGACGTGTGGGATGTGTTGGAGATCAACGACGGAACCTTCGTGGCGTCGGAGGGCACCCTGCCTGCCGCGACGGTTCTGGCACACCACAACGACGGGCCGGTGCCCGATCCGCCGGTGCATCCGATGCCGTTTCACGCCAACTTCGACAACCCGATCTACGGTGGTGTCCGGGGCGCGCACTCGAAGCCGCTGCGGCCGCGCAACGTCGCGGGACTGGCTGACCGCATCCGTGAACTGGCCAACGAGCGGCTGGATGTCCTGCTGCCGCAGGGCAACTTCGACCTGACCCAGGACTACGGCGGCGTCGTCGCGGCGTCAATGGTGTGTCACCTGGTCGGTCTGCCTGACGAGCTGGCGCCCGATGTGCTGGCCACGGTGAACGCGGGCAGCCTCGCCAAACCGGGTGACGGTGTCAACACCGCCAATGCCCGGCCCGGTTATCTCGAGTACCTGACACCGATCGTCGTACGCCGACGCGCCGAGGGCGCCGACGGCAGCCAGCCGATCGTCGACGGCCTGATCAACTACCGGCTGCCGGACGGGTCGGCGCTCTCCGACACCGAGGCCGCCACGCAGATGCTCGGAGTGTTCATCGGTGGCACCGAGACCGTGCCCAAGATCGTCGCGCACGGTCTGTGGGAACTGTCGCAGCGTCCAGACCAACTCGCCGCCGTGCGTGCCGATCTGGAGTCCAACGTGGCTGTCGCGCGCGAGGAGATGATCCGCTTCTGCGCACCCGCACAGTGGTTCGCCCGCACCGTGCGTACCCCATTTACATTGCACGGCACCACGATCGAACCGGGTCAACGCATCATCACGCTGCTCGCGTCGGCCTCGCGCGACGAACGCGAGTACGCCGATCCCGACGAGTTCATCTGGAACCGGCCCATCGAGCGACTCCTGGCGTTCGGTCGAGGTCAGCACTTCTGCCTTGGCGTGCATCTGGCGCGCCTCGAGATCGGCATCCTGGTCGCCGAGTGGCTCAAGCGGGTGCCCGAGTTCCGCGTCGACACCGAGGCCGCGTGGCGTCCGCCGTCGAGTTTCCAGTGGGGCTGGAACAACATCCCCGTGACGGTCCAGACCGGAGGTCACTGA
- a CDS encoding NIPSNAP family protein produces MRKYHSHTLLYLHETIALGSGRSDQFTKAFDEVYHPMMSDLGARLFTIWESTPYNGHWPQVTIIWEIDAFADYARIGKAQARGGTHADAATTWATYLADTGATGEGRIMYAAPQNKNLAELKAADFKAGLVIQEIMQTKPGRQDDYIKELERLYVPWSESTGKRWLGSFTTTFRFNEVIHYWALDGDWECFENHYPSWKDQPPAEIVTWMRLAPALRDGWEDSILQALPPSPLQ; encoded by the coding sequence ATGCGGAAGTATCACAGCCACACGCTTCTGTACCTGCACGAGACCATCGCCCTCGGTTCCGGACGCAGCGATCAGTTCACCAAGGCGTTCGACGAGGTCTATCACCCGATGATGTCCGATCTCGGCGCGCGACTCTTCACAATCTGGGAGTCCACGCCCTACAACGGGCACTGGCCGCAGGTCACCATCATCTGGGAGATCGACGCCTTCGCCGACTACGCGCGCATCGGTAAGGCCCAGGCGCGCGGCGGAACACACGCCGATGCCGCCACCACGTGGGCGACCTATCTCGCCGACACCGGCGCCACGGGCGAGGGGCGGATCATGTACGCCGCCCCGCAGAACAAGAACCTCGCCGAACTCAAGGCGGCCGATTTCAAGGCGGGACTGGTGATCCAGGAGATCATGCAGACCAAGCCAGGGCGCCAGGACGACTACATCAAGGAACTGGAACGGTTGTACGTGCCGTGGTCGGAGAGCACGGGCAAGCGCTGGCTGGGGTCCTTCACCACGACGTTCCGGTTCAACGAGGTGATCCACTACTGGGCGCTCGACGGGGACTGGGAGTGCTTCGAGAACCACTACCCGTCGTGGAAGGACCAGCCGCCCGCCGAGATCGTCACGTGGATGAGGCTCGCGCCCGCTCTACGCGACGGCTGGGAGGACTCCATTCTCCAGGCCCTCCCACCCTCGCCGCTGCAGTGA
- a CDS encoding SMP-30/gluconolactonase/LRE family protein, with protein MSPTPLANGFCFGEGPRWFEGLLWFSDMLGEAVHTVDLNGATSTLQLPGRAPSGLGFRPDGTLLIVSTEDRQVLRYDGDHVTVLADLGDLVPANLGDMVIDARGAAFVGSQAREGGVIVRIDPDDTASVVAGDLDFPNGMVITPDGDTLVVAESTGRRLTAFTVTTDGALVDRRVFADGLDGPPDGLAIDNEGGVWTAMTLAHQFERITDGGNVTDRIDMAGRTAIACALGGPDGRTLFLLSSTDAYPERLIGTKASRVDALMVDVPAPGRFGH; from the coding sequence ATGAGCCCGACGCCATTGGCCAATGGATTCTGTTTTGGTGAGGGACCGCGGTGGTTCGAGGGCCTGCTCTGGTTCTCGGACATGCTCGGCGAGGCCGTGCACACCGTGGACCTCAACGGCGCGACCAGCACCCTGCAACTACCCGGCAGAGCGCCGTCCGGGCTGGGTTTCCGGCCCGACGGAACGCTGCTGATCGTCTCCACCGAGGATCGTCAGGTGCTCCGCTACGACGGTGACCACGTGACCGTGCTGGCCGACCTGGGCGACCTGGTGCCCGCCAATCTCGGCGATATGGTGATCGACGCCCGTGGTGCCGCCTTCGTGGGATCGCAGGCCCGAGAGGGGGGTGTCATCGTCCGCATCGACCCTGATGACACCGCCTCCGTCGTGGCAGGCGACCTCGACTTCCCCAACGGCATGGTCATCACCCCGGACGGCGACACGCTTGTCGTCGCCGAGTCGACGGGACGCCGACTCACCGCGTTCACGGTCACGACCGACGGTGCGCTGGTCGATCGACGGGTGTTCGCCGACGGCCTCGACGGACCCCCCGATGGCCTGGCGATCGACAACGAGGGCGGGGTGTGGACAGCCATGACACTGGCCCACCAGTTCGAGCGAATCACCGACGGCGGCAACGTGACCGATCGCATCGACATGGCGGGGCGTACCGCCATCGCCTGCGCCCTGGGCGGTCCCGACGGACGCACGCTGTTCCTGCTGTCCAGCACCGACGCGTATCCCGAACGTCTGATCGGCACCAAGGCGTCACGCGTCGACGCGCTGATGGTCGACGTGCCCGCCCCGGGTCGATTCGGGCACTGA